In Paraflavitalea devenefica, the following are encoded in one genomic region:
- a CDS encoding HEPN domain-containing protein, which translates to MKPEKIYLLGATNHCRQADTIFSQVVLASWSASEYQLLIISAADEKRSTDELHDVVESSCRISTPVTSIVIPMQVFNQWLLKGHLLAHTVYHSDCLIHDGRNTPLKLPGNYSLKDIQQKLQKEFEDWTARSVEFLIGVETFRTRRQYNIGAFLVHQAAELACMAAVRLVTGYRAGTHNLDRLLRYSLAFCGSELNVFPRNTDQERRLFKLLQKAYIHGRYKDDFVITEKEFLILYERVQVLVANAKQLKPASYQPE; encoded by the coding sequence ATGAAACCTGAAAAGATATACCTGTTGGGTGCTACGAACCATTGCCGACAGGCAGATACGATTTTTAGCCAGGTCGTATTAGCCTCTTGGTCGGCATCGGAATACCAATTACTGATCATTTCGGCAGCCGATGAAAAGCGAAGTACCGATGAATTACACGATGTAGTAGAGAGTAGCTGCCGAATTTCCACGCCTGTTACTTCGATTGTGATTCCCATGCAGGTATTTAATCAATGGTTGCTAAAAGGTCATTTGTTGGCTCACACCGTTTACCATTCTGACTGCTTGATTCATGATGGACGTAACACGCCCCTTAAGCTGCCCGGCAACTACAGTTTGAAAGATATTCAGCAAAAGCTACAAAAGGAATTTGAAGACTGGACAGCAAGGTCGGTTGAGTTCCTCATTGGTGTGGAAACCTTTCGTACCCGCCGTCAATATAATATCGGCGCTTTTCTGGTGCATCAGGCAGCAGAACTGGCCTGTATGGCGGCAGTGCGGTTGGTGACCGGCTACCGGGCCGGAACCCACAACCTCGACCGATTATTGCGGTACAGCCTCGCTTTTTGCGGGTCGGAATTGAATGTATTTCCCAGGAATACCGATCAGGAGCGTCGACTGTTCAAGTTGCTGCAAAAAGCCTATATCCACGGCCGGTACAAAGATGATTTTGTAATTACCGAAAAGGAGTTTTTAATCCTATATGAGCGTGTTCAAGTATTGGTGGCTAATGCCAAACAACTAAAACCTGCGAGCTATCAACCAGAGTGA
- a CDS encoding DEAD/DEAH box helicase family protein has protein sequence MKNEAHARIKINQLLTEAGWRFFDNEEGKANILLENHAKITQQEIDAWGNDYEKTKNGSLDFLLIDSDNKPICVLEAKKESLHPLVAKEQARKYAKTVGARYVILSNGIVHYFWDTTKGNPKPIYKFPSPEEIGAIKNWSPDRNSLANEEVDVDYIVKVQMPDLAERPEWNGSVEASKDFIWSNGLRFLRHYQLKAIQALQSAVTEGKERFLFEMATGTGKTLTSAAVIRLFLRTQNARRVLFLVDRLELEDQAWKAFTEYLKPDYTTFIFKEHKSDWRKCDIMVTTIQSVMHNDKYRYDFSPTDFDLIISDEAHRSISGNARAVFEYFHGYKLGLTATPKDYLKGVDPDKVKENDPREIERRMLRDTYSTFGCEGGDPTFRYSLIDGVKDGYLINPKVLDARTEITTQLLSDEGYAVVVPTEEGEETETFVSRDFEKKFFSENTNSIFCQTFLENALRDPITNEIGKTIIFAVSQNHARKLTEQLNEFAEQLFPGKYNSDFAVQVTSQVGDAQQMTINFTNNNLSGKTTWLEGYKSCKTRICVTVGMMTTGYDCSDLLNICMMRPIFSPADFVQIKGRGTRKNTFEYKFKNELNEEEIIRHDKEIFKLFDFFANCEYFEEKFDYDEKLKLPQPQKGNGGGGIGGVDIKKKYTTYQPDPLLSLVEEPIGPEGMRIDRELFKKFENRIIMDDIIKKNVELGNWEQVASHIQQEIFDKPWEYFNLEKIRKAAKIDRKVSIREVVEKIFGIIPKFKSKDELLEEEFDKFISIYPPEEDVNLRALKYFFKAYIVDQDIRKIIETKDFHALQTHPTLTISQFKAVTNKYREVIPVYIKDYINLERFAA, from the coding sequence ATGAAAAATGAAGCTCATGCAAGAATTAAAATAAACCAACTACTAACAGAGGCGGGATGGAGGTTCTTTGACAATGAGGAAGGAAAAGCAAACATTCTGCTTGAAAATCATGCGAAGATTACGCAACAAGAAATTGACGCATGGGGAAACGACTATGAAAAAACAAAAAATGGTTCTCTGGACTTTTTGCTGATTGACAGTGACAATAAACCGATTTGTGTTCTTGAAGCAAAAAAGGAGAGCCTTCATCCTTTAGTAGCAAAAGAACAGGCAAGAAAATACGCCAAGACAGTTGGTGCCAGATATGTAATTCTTTCCAACGGTATTGTTCACTACTTCTGGGACACGACAAAGGGAAATCCAAAACCGATTTATAAATTTCCTTCTCCCGAAGAAATTGGAGCGATCAAAAATTGGAGTCCTGACAGAAATTCTCTAGCAAACGAAGAAGTGGATGTTGACTATATTGTTAAAGTTCAGATGCCTGACCTTGCGGAAAGACCTGAATGGAACGGAAGCGTTGAAGCAAGTAAGGATTTTATCTGGTCAAACGGACTTAGATTTTTAAGGCATTACCAATTAAAAGCGATACAGGCTTTACAGAGTGCAGTTACGGAAGGTAAAGAAAGATTCCTATTTGAAATGGCTACTGGAACGGGAAAAACCTTGACCTCTGCGGCTGTTATCAGATTGTTTTTAAGGACACAAAACGCAAGGCGTGTTTTGTTTTTGGTTGACCGATTGGAATTGGAAGACCAGGCTTGGAAAGCATTTACAGAATATTTGAAGCCTGATTACACGACTTTTATTTTCAAGGAACACAAAAGCGACTGGCGAAAATGCGACATTATGGTTACGACTATTCAGTCAGTGATGCACAATGATAAATACCGATATGATTTTTCACCGACTGACTTTGACCTTATAATTTCTGATGAAGCACACCGATCTATTTCAGGAAATGCGAGAGCCGTTTTTGAATATTTCCACGGATACAAACTGGGATTAACCGCTACACCAAAAGACTACTTGAAAGGTGTTGACCCTGACAAAGTAAAAGAAAACGACCCAAGAGAAATTGAACGGAGAATGTTGCGAGACACCTACTCAACCTTCGGTTGTGAGGGTGGCGACCCAACTTTCCGTTATTCTTTAATTGATGGTGTTAAAGATGGCTATTTGATTAATCCCAAGGTTTTAGATGCCAGAACAGAAATCACTACTCAATTACTCTCTGATGAAGGTTATGCAGTTGTTGTTCCAACCGAAGAAGGAGAAGAAACGGAAACATTTGTTTCTCGTGATTTTGAAAAGAAATTTTTCTCCGAAAACACAAACAGCATCTTTTGCCAAACCTTTTTAGAAAATGCTTTGCGTGACCCAATCACAAACGAAATTGGTAAAACAATCATTTTCGCGGTAAGTCAAAACCATGCTCGCAAGCTGACAGAACAATTAAATGAATTTGCGGAGCAACTTTTCCCTGGCAAGTACAATTCCGACTTTGCAGTACAAGTAACTTCTCAGGTAGGTGATGCGCAACAAATGACCATTAATTTTACCAATAACAACCTTAGCGGAAAGACCACCTGGCTGGAAGGTTACAAATCATGTAAAACAAGGATTTGTGTGACCGTTGGCATGATGACAACTGGTTATGATTGTTCTGATTTATTGAATATCTGCATGATGAGACCGATTTTTAGTCCTGCTGATTTTGTGCAGATTAAAGGTAGAGGAACACGCAAAAACACTTTTGAATACAAATTCAAAAACGAACTGAACGAAGAAGAAATCATTCGTCACGACAAGGAAATATTTAAACTGTTCGACTTTTTTGCCAATTGCGAATACTTCGAAGAAAAGTTTGACTATGATGAAAAACTAAAACTACCCCAACCCCAAAAAGGAAACGGTGGAGGCGGAATTGGTGGTGTTGATATTAAAAAAAAATACACTACTTATCAACCCGACCCATTATTGAGTTTGGTTGAGGAGCCAATTGGCCCAGAAGGTATGCGGATTGACAGAGAACTTTTCAAAAAGTTTGAAAACCGTATTATCATGGACGACATCATTAAAAAGAATGTGGAGCTCGGAAATTGGGAACAAGTGGCTAGCCACATTCAACAAGAGATCTTCGACAAGCCATGGGAATACTTCAATCTCGAAAAAATCAGAAAAGCTGCCAAAATCGACCGCAAGGTTTCCATTCGTGAAGTAGTAGAAAAAATTTTTGGTATCATCCCAAAATTTAAATCCAAAGACGAATTGTTGGAGGAAGAGTTCGACAAGTTTATTTCTATCTACCCACCGGAAGAAGATGTAAACCTAAGAGCGTTGAAATACTTTTTTAAGGCGTACATAGTTGACCAAGATATTCGGAAAATCATTGAAACCAAAGATTTCCATGCCTTGCAAACGCATCCAACGCTTACCATTTCACAATTCAAGGCTGTTACTAATAAGTACAGGGAAGTGATCCCTGTTTACATCAAAGATTACATCAATTTAGAGCGGTTCGCTGCTTAA
- a CDS encoding helix-turn-helix domain-containing protein produces MTKLGVYLAQKSVNKSEVARKTGLSRARMNELTLHDRSHLRAEELYLIALAVDVKPCDLLEAMCGDLKLEE; encoded by the coding sequence ATGACTAAACTGGGTGTGTATCTGGCTCAGAAATCAGTGAATAAATCTGAAGTAGCCCGCAAAACTGGTTTATCAAGGGCAAGAATGAATGAACTTACTTTACATGACAGAAGTCATTTGAGAGCTGAGGAGTTGTACTTAATTGCGTTGGCCGTTGACGTAAAACCGTGCGATCTACTTGAAGCGATGTGCGGAGACTTGAAGTTGGAAGAATAG